The Verrucomicrobiia bacterium genomic sequence ATTTCCCCGCCCCGTTCGGCCCGATAATCCCCACCAACCTCCCCGCCTCCACCGCCACATCAATCCCCCACAGCACGGGCCGCCCCTGGTACGCCACCGTCAGATCGTGGATCTCCAGCGCCGGCGTCACGCCTCTCCCCCCTGCCTCGCCTGCACTCACCTGCCCTTTCCTCCCATGACACGTCGTTCCCGGCGTTTCACCGCAACCCCTCCACCACGGTATCCACGTTGTACCGCATCATCCCCAGATAGGTGCCCACATCCACCCGCTCCTTCCCCGCCATCCGCATCTCCCCCGGCGCCCCCAGCGCGTCCGAATACAACTCACCCCCGATCCGTACCCCCGCATCGCGGCTGATCCGCTCCACCGCCGCCGGAGAAACGCTGCTCTCCACAAACATCGCCTTCAACCCGCGCCTCTTCACCAGGTCCACCAACCGCGTGATGTCCGACAAACTCGCCTCCGTCACCGTCGAAATCCCCTGCACCCCCACCACGTCCAGCCCGAACGCCCGCCCAAAATACCCGAAGGCATCGTGACTGGTGATCAACACCCGCTGCCGCTCCGGTATCTCCGCCACCCGCCCCCGCGCCCACTCGCGCAACGCCTCCAACCCCTCCCGGTATCGCGCCGCCCGCTCGCCGTACTCCCGCGCCCCCTCCGGATCCGCCTCCGTCAATCCCCGCGCCACCGCCTCCGCCGCCCTCGCCCACAACGCCGGATCCCCCCACACATGCGGATCCCATGCCCCACCCGCATCCCCCGCCCGCAATCGCTCCGCCTCCGGCACCGCCTCAGCCACCCCAACCACAATCCGCCCGCGCCCCCGCATCCTCCGCAGCATCTCCTCCATCCGCCCTTCCAGATGCAGCCCCGAATAGAAGATCACCCGCGCCCGGCTCAGCCGCCCCATGTCCCGCGCCGACGCCTTGTACAGGTGCGGATCCACCCCCGGCCCCATCAACCCCTCCACCACCACCCGCTCCCCTCCGATCTCCCGCACCAGATCCGCCACCAGCGTCGTCGTCGCCAGCGCCGCCAGCCGCCCCTCCGCCTTCGCTCCCATGCCCCCCGCCCCCACGACCACCCACCCCGCCACTCCCATCCACCCAAGTACCGTTCGCAATCGCATACGCTCTCCTTCATCGACGCCCCCGGCAGTGGCCCAACACCCCTGCAAACCGGGCGCCATCGCATCGCACCCTAGGCAACCCGCCCCCTGCCGCAAGCCCGAATTTAGCCAAGGCTAATTTTTTGAGCCTGGGCTCCCTTCGGGGACCCGCGCGAATCGTAAATCGCAAATCCCACCCCCCCCTCAGCCCGCCCCCCCTTCCGCACCCAACCCCGCGTGCGTGCCCGCCAGCCGTTCCACCACCTCCTCGTTCACCGTCACCCCCGCCGCCCCCAGCGCCAGAACCGCCGCCCCCAGCAACGGCGCCAGCCGCATCGGCTCGGTCCGCACCGGCACCTCCGCGTGCATCGCCCGCAACAGGCTTTCGCGCACCATGTCATTCAAGCGCACCACCGACCCGTTCAACCACACCGGCACCGGCCGGAGACCCAGCCCCACCAACCGCACCGCCGCCAGTCCCTGACGCGCCAGCTCCCGCCCCGCCCGTTGTCCGATGTCCGCCCACACCGGATCCCCGGGATCCGCATGCTGCGACACAAACCCCGCCAATGCCGCAAACCGGTCCTTCGAGTACTTCGGCTGATACACGATCGGCACGATGTCGGTGAGCGCCTTCACATTGAACCACTGCAGCACCACCTCCAGCAGGCACGTCGCCGGACCCGTCCCCTCCAGCGCACGGATCGCCGCCCGGATGCACTCGCGCCCGATCCAGTACGCCCCGCCCTCGTCCCCCAGCAAATGGCCCCACGCCCCCACCTGGGCAAACTCGCCCCGCTCGTTCCGCGCCAGGAAACTCGACCCCGTCCCCCCCACCACCAGCAGCCCCGGCCGGCCCAACCCCGCCGCATGAAACGACGCCATCACATCGCTCACCAACCGCGTCGTCTCCAGATCCAGAATCCCCCGGCACAACGCCTCCCGGTCCTTCGCGCTCCCCTCCGAAAACAGCGCCGCGCTCCCGATCACCGCCTGACAAATCCGGTTCCCCAGCGGCAACGACGTCTCCAGCGTTCGCACCAACTGGGTCAGACTCCGCCGCGCCTCCTGCAAGGTCGTCCCGAAGAAGTTCAACGACCCCGCCTTGGCGGTCGCCAGCGCCCGCCCGGACAAATCCACCGCCACCCCAAAACTGTACGTCGCCCCCCCGTCGATCCCCACCACCACCGGAACGGATTCCACCATGCCCCATCCTCCGAACCCGCCGCCCCCGGCGCGAGACGAAATCCGCGCTCACCCCACACACCCCACCCCAACATCCCCCTGTCCCCATCATTGCCACGAACGCCCGACAACTTTAGCGTCCCCCCCCAAGGAACCGGTATGAGCAACCTCGCGCAGCGCGCCGCGGAACTTCACGAGCGCATCCTCCAACCCCTGGCTGAACGGCTGGCCTTCGAAAACAATCGCGGCCTCGCCGCCTCGCCGGGTACCCCCGTCGTCCTCTTCCTCGGCAACCATTCCTCCGGCAAATCCTCCTTCATCAACTACCTCCTCGGCCAGCAGGTCCAGGCCACCGGACTCGCCCCCACCGACGACGGCTTCACCGTCCTCACCTGGGGCCTCCAGTCCGCCACCTCCGACGGCCTCACCGTCACCACCCATCCCCACCTCGGCTTCGACGACCTCGCCCATCTCGGCCCCGCTTTCACCTCCAAGCTCCGACTCAAAACCGTCCCCCACGACCTCCTCAACACCGTCACACTGGTGGACAGCCCCGGCATGATCGATGCCATCGGCGCCGCCAACACCCGCGGCTACGACTTCCCCGCCGCCGTCCGCGTCTTCGCCGAACGCGCCGACCTCATCCTCTTCTTCTTCGACCCCGACAAGCCCGGCACCACCGCCGAATCCATCTTCGTCCTCACCCAGACCCTCGCCGGACTCGGCTACAAGCTCATCCTCGTCCTCAACAAGGTCGATCGCTTCGCCAGCTTCCGCGACTTCGCCCGCACCTACGGCACCCTCTGCTGGAACCTCGCCAAGGCGATCACCACCAAGGACATCCCCCACATCGGCACCTGCTATCTCCCCTCCGGCACCGTCGCCCCCGATCCCCACGCCGGCAGCATCCCCCTCGACGACTTCGATGCCTCGCGCGACGAGATCCTCTCCGAAATCCAGCGCACCCCCGGACGCCGCATCGACAATCTCATCACCGAACTCCTCCAGCGCAGCAGCGAACTCCTCCTCCACACCCGCATCTGCCGCGAAGTCGGACGCGAATACCGCCGCCTCCGCCTCCAATGGTTCGGCGCCCTGATCCTCACCACCGCCCTCGCCGCCGTCGCCGCCTGGTTCGCCTGGCCCAACGCCACCCTCTCCACCCGCGGATGGGTCGTCGGCATCGGCGTCGCCGCCATCGGCGCCGCCTGGTGGCTCGGTCGCTGGCAGGCCCGCAACTTCACCCGGCGCCGCCTCCACCAGACCCTCCTCGACGAAGCCTTCGCCCAGGCCTGCGAAACCGAACTCGCCCTCCGCGACCGCGCCGATCTCCGCGCCCTCTGGGCCGGCATCCGCGACCGCACCGCCCGCGCCATCGCCCTCATGGGCCCCGGCCGACTCGCCCTCGCCTTCGACCTCGGACGTCAGATCGCCCGCCTCGAAAAACTCGTCACCCGCGAAATCCCCGCCCTTCGCCGCGACCCCGGCAGCCGCCAGCCCGAACTGGTCCTCGGCTCCAATCACGCCCCCGCCACCGCACCCGCCGCACCCGCCGCGCCCTCCACCACTCCCGATCCCGCCGGTCAACCCGCCCCAGCCTCCACACCCGAATCCGTCTCCCGCACCTGACCCGGCCCCAACCTCCCGGCCCTCACTCCGCAACGCAAAAAGCCCCGAACGCACTTCGCGTCCGGGGCCTTTTGCTCCCAACCAACAACCGACAACCAACAACCAACAACCAACGACCAACCACTCGCCATTCCCGATTCGCCTCCCTCACAACCCCAACATCCGTCGCTCCTCCGGCAGGAACTGACCCGTCGCCGCCTTCTCCCGATACCGCCTCGCCTCATCCGCCCGCCCGTTCGCCTGCAACACCAGCGCGTAATACCCCGCAATCGACGGCTGCTCCAACTGCTCCGCGCTCAGCGTCCCCATCACCCGCAGCGCCTCCTCATGCTTCTGCTGCATGTGCAGCGAAAACGCATAGGTCGAGACATACGTCGCATTCGTCGGCCCGCCCTCGTACACCTGACGCGCCAGGTCGTGCGGACGCAACTCGCCCGCATCCAGCAGCAACGCCGTCATCGCCAGGTTGTTCCTGATCGTCAGATCCTCCGGATTCGCACTCAACTGCGTCCCGAACAGCGACATCAACGACCGCGTCCGCCCCTCGGCAAACAGATTCTGCATCAGCATATCCGCCGCCCATTTCTCCCCCGGATACCGGTTCACCATCGCCGTCAGAATCTCCCGCATCTCATCCGCCCACCGCCACCGCGCCACCGTCTGCAATAGCATGTTCAACGCCCCACGATCCATCCCCGTACCCCGCATCGTCAGCCCCCACTCGATCTCCGCCGCTCCCGACATTCCCTGGTTCCGCATCGCCAGAGTCCGGAACGCATGCCGCAGAAACTCCAGCGCCCCCCAGTTCTGCCCCTCCAACGATGCCTGCAACCCCGCCCAATCCTGCACCGCCACCTGCAAGTCCGACGTCATCAGCGCCACCCCCGCATTGGTCTGATACTCGTCCGGCAACGTCCCGATCCACTCCAGCGTCGGACGCGGCGGCACCTTCGTCATCTGCCACAGAATCATCTGGTTCACCGTCCCTACCGAATTCGTCGCCAGCGCCCGCGCCGACATCAGCTCCTCGACGAAGTTCGTTCCCCGCGTCAACCCGATCACATCCAGCCGCAGCAACCGGTCACTGAACGCCACCTCGGGCTCCGCGATCATCCGCTCCGCCAGTGTCACCGCCCGGTTCGTCTCCCCCGTCCGCATCGCATGCCCGATCAACTCCCGGTACACCCGGCACCGGAACGCCGAATTCGTGGACGACGCCACCAACCCCTCGAGCGACTCCCGGGCCTCGACCCACCGCGTCTCGTTCGTCCCCTGCATCCGCACCACCGCCAGGTTCAACCGGACGAAATCGTTCCCCGGCTCCATCCGCGCCGCCTCCGAAAAATACTGTTCCGCCTCCGCAAACTGACCCAGCACCGACGCCACCCCGCCCGCCACGTTCTGGTACTCCGACGTCCGCCTCCC encodes the following:
- a CDS encoding zinc ABC transporter substrate-binding protein, with translation MAPGLQGCWATAGGVDEGERMRLRTVLGWMGVAGWVVVGAGGMGAKAEGRLAALATTTLVADLVREIGGERVVVEGLMGPGVDPHLYKASARDMGRLSRARVIFYSGLHLEGRMEEMLRRMRGRGRIVVGVAEAVPEAERLRAGDAGGAWDPHVWGDPALWARAAEAVARGLTEADPEGAREYGERAARYREGLEALREWARGRVAEIPERQRVLITSHDAFGYFGRAFGLDVVGVQGISTVTEASLSDITRLVDLVKRRGLKAMFVESSVSPAAVERISRDAGVRIGGELYSDALGAPGEMRMAGKERVDVGTYLGMMRYNVDTVVEGLR
- a CDS encoding dynamin family protein, translating into MSNLAQRAAELHERILQPLAERLAFENNRGLAASPGTPVVLFLGNHSSGKSSFINYLLGQQVQATGLAPTDDGFTVLTWGLQSATSDGLTVTTHPHLGFDDLAHLGPAFTSKLRLKTVPHDLLNTVTLVDSPGMIDAIGAANTRGYDFPAAVRVFAERADLILFFFDPDKPGTTAESIFVLTQTLAGLGYKLILVLNKVDRFASFRDFARTYGTLCWNLAKAITTKDIPHIGTCYLPSGTVAPDPHAGSIPLDDFDASRDEILSEIQRTPGRRIDNLITELLQRSSELLLHTRICREVGREYRRLRLQWFGALILTTALAAVAAWFAWPNATLSTRGWVVGIGVAAIGAAWWLGRWQARNFTRRRLHQTLLDEAFAQACETELALRDRADLRALWAGIRDRTARAIALMGPGRLALAFDLGRQIARLEKLVTREIPALRRDPGSRQPELVLGSNHAPATAPAAPAAPSTTPDPAGQPAPASTPESVSRT